AATCTGCTATTCGGCATGCGATAGAGCGCACCCCCGAAGAAGAGGCAATTGTTCGCCTTTTATCAGTTTGTGGTGGGGATACGAAACTCGCTGAGCGTATCCTCCCTTACGTGAATCTACTCCGTACTGATGCGTGGGACGAACCAATTATTTACCGTGAGAATTCCTTTATGGTCACTTTAGGGGCAGATCGGAGAGATACTGGGACTCATTACACACCCAAGTCACTAACCGAGAGTATAGTTGCGCTTACCCTAGAGCCGTTAGTTTATGTGGGCCCTGAAGAGGGCAAGCCAAGGGAACTGTGGCAGTTGAAGTTATCGTCCCAAATACTAGATCTCAAGATCTGTGATCCAGCAATGGGGTCTGGAGCTTTTTTAGTTCAAGCATGTCGGTGGATTGCCGAAAGATTGATTGAAGCGTGGGCTGTTGAGGAACAAAACGGTAAGGTAATTACAGTCGATGGACTTGTACAAGAAAGTCTTGAGGACGCTGAACCAATGCCGTCTCAACTTGATGAGCGCCTAATCATTGCAAGGCAGTTGGTTGCTGAGCGTTGTCTATATGGGGTTGATGTCAATCCTTTGGCGGTAGAACTAGCTAAACTTTCAATCTGGCTAATTACCATGGCGAAGAATCGACCGTTTGCGTTCTTGGATCACAATTTGCGTAACGGTGATAGCTTAGTTGGAATTCACCGATTAGACCAATTGACAAAGTTAGTTCTAAGGCCCGAAGCCGAGGAGCGGCTGCTTGGGCTTTTCGGACGTAATATCGTTCAGGTCGTTGGGGAAGCAGCTGAAATCCGAGAGAAGTTACGTAATATACCCATTCGTGATATTCATGACGTTGAGACGATGAAACACTTGGATAAAACAGCGACTAACAAGCTCGAAGGCATAGAGTGTCTAGCCGATGCGTTGATTGGTGAATATTTACGAGTTAATGGAAGTGCCCGTGAACTTGAGCTCGCCCTACAGGACTTAGCGTACTACGCCGAGGAGTTGTTTGATGGAAATGGAGAAATTATCATAACTGCATCAAAAAGAATACGCGATGCATTAGGTGGAAGTATCCCAGGAAGTACCATAACCCGGAAGCCCTTTCATTGGCCACTTGAGTATCCGGAAGTATTCATGTCAAAAAACGGTGGGTTCGATGCAATAATCGGAAATCCTCCGTTTATGGGTGGACGTCGTATGAGAAGCGCTCTTGGAGATACCATGATGCAGTGGTTTGTCACACTGTGGCCACATTCAAGCTTGAATGCGGATTTGTGTTCCTTTTTCTATCTACGGGCATCGATGATTCTACGAGAAAATGGCGAATTTGGCTTGTTATCGACAAATACCATCGCTCAGGGGGACACTGCCCGTACAGGGTTGGCGTACTTGGTTGACAAGTCGGGTACAAGTATTCGCTTTGCTCTCTCCTCATTCCCTTGGCCGGGATCAGCAGCCGTAACGGCGTCCCTCGTTATCGGACATCAGGGGGACTGGAGCGGGTTGAAGCATCTAGATCAACACCCCGTCGAGTTCATATCTCCAGCGCTAGACGACAAAGAGGGATGGGGAGAAGCGAAAAAATTACTCGGTAATAAGCAGCATTGTTACCAGGGGTCTGTTCTGAGAGGAACTGGGTTCATACTAACTCAAGATGAAGCAAAAGCTTATATGAGTAATGCGGTGGAAAATAAACAGGTCATTCATCCCTACCTCAATGGAGAAAGCGTGAATTCGGACCCCCAACAGAAAGCCGACCGGTGGGCCATTGACTTTCGTAATGCAAGTTTGGAGGAATGCGAGAGTAGATGGCCTGAGTTACTCCAGCGCGTACGCCTACTAGTCAAACCAGAAAGAGATAAAGGACGCACAGAGGCAGACCGCAAATATTGGTGGCGTCATTGGAGGACTCGAGAGGAATTATACGACAAATTAAAAAACAAAGAGAACGTATTTGTGATATCTGGCGTGACCAAATACGTCGCAATCGTTCGTGTACCAGCGAAGCAAGTCTTCAGTCACGCAGTGTTTGTTTTTGACTTACCTTCATGGGCAGCTTTTGCCACACTTCAGTGCTCATTTCATGAGTTGTGGGTAAGGAGGCAAAGCTCTTCAATGAAGGGAGACATTCGATACGCGCCGTCAGACTGTTTTGATACGTACCCGTTTTTACATCTAAGTGGCGAGGGACTTGAAGAAGTTGGTCTGAGTTATCATGATACTCGGAAGAAAATAATGTTGTCCCGGAGTGAAGGTTTGACTAGCACTTATAACCGCTTTCACGATCCGAATGAAGCTGCAGATGATATTGCGGAGCTGAGGAACCTCCATATGGTAATGGACTATGCTGTAGCTAATGCTTATGGTTGGGGAGACATCCAGTTAGAGCATGGATTTTACGACACCAAACAAGGACTTCGATACACCATTTCCGAGTCGGCTGCAAGAGAAGTGCTCATACGTCTTCTAAAATTGAACCATGATCGTTTTGAATTAGAGACACCTGTAGGGGCCGGAAACAAAAAGGTAAACCCGGGGAATCAAAAGATTCGTCGTTCGAAACGAGACAACCAAGATGAGAAACAACTTGGTTTATTTATATGAATCCGCATGTTTGTCAAAGAAGATGATTGCCTTACGAAATTGAGGGACAGCGTAACCTCAGGTCAAGGTGATTTGGAGGGATATACATGGCAAAGGAGAACCATGATAGCTTAGGAGTTGAGGCACCTGATCTCCACAGTGTCCAACCAAATGCGTGGATCGTCCGCATCAACAACTCGCAGTCATTAGCTTATTTCTCCATTACCTTAGATATGGACTCATCCGAATGTGCTGGCATACGCCCCGGAGATGGTTTTTTGTTGATAGAAGAGACAATGCGGATTTTTGCCATTGCAAGGGTCTATCGTAAACGTCCGGGTCATAGTTGCACTACCTTTCTCTTCGATGGAATTACAGCAGTTGAGCCAGTGAAATCACTCACCGATTTCGGCGTTTCACAGAGTCAGAATGCCAGCTTCATTTCCCGTTTGGATTGGGCAGTTTTCGAATCGGTGACACAACAGATATGTGGATTTCAGTTCTCCGCCCTACCAGTTGTTTCGGGCGATACTCCGCAAGAGCAGGCCTACGTCCGGGAACTACTTCAGTCCGCGGTGGTGGATGATCTTCTAGGTCCAGCGGGAGGACCTACCGAGGAAATTATTGATATGAGTGTGCGGGATCGATATTTGGTGGGTAAGCTTGCACCGCAGAACACCCGCATCGAAGATGAAGACAACATTGCCAAGGCAGGTGAGATTGACTCGGAGGAATCTGAAGGGGAAGTTGATGCTTCAACTAATCAGTCGCTTGTTCCATCATCCATTGGATTTACATTCTGTGTAGATGGATCTGTTTCAGAGGTCGAACTTGATGCAAGGTGGGGCCGTTATCAGCGTGGAGAAAGCGAACGAATTAATGAAAAGACTGAAAAACCATTTCGTGCTTGGAAAAGGATACCGTCTGGTGGGACAAAAACCATTACCTTAAAGCAGGGAATAATTGAACCTTTTGTTATTGATGAAACTTGTCCCGAGGTCATTATACAGGGAACTGTAAGTAATCCTCTCGAAAGCGGGGATAGGTTGGTAACTCTATTCATGGTTAATACCCAGGACGCACCGAAACAAAATCAGGATGCAGCATGGGTATTTCAGCCGGCAATGAAAGTTCGCGATTTGCATGGACAGGCGATTTTTAGAAAGCGCCCTGTGTTAGGGATGAATGGAGCAGACGAAGAACGAGAATCCCTTGAGATGATATATCGGAACCATGTCGAGTTTGCTGTAGGTCACGGGGTATCAGTTCACGCAGTTATTGCTGAGCATGACAATGAACACGCAATTGAGGTTCGAACCAGTGTGATTCCAACCTTTGAAGTTCCGGTCACCGAAACTCCCGGTCTGGATGTAAGTGATCGTCCAGCGATGAGACGACTTGTGAATGAAGGATATCTCGACATGGAGCGACTTGCACAGTTGGAAGTCGATGAACTCATAAATGCTTTAACCATCCTTACTGAAGACTATAAAAACTGGATTACCGAGCAAAGATCGAGAATTGGAAGCTCTGTGCACGGGTATGAGAGTCCAGCGAATGAAGCATTGAACCGTTGCGAAATAGTGCTTGGTAGGCTTAAAGATGGCATCAATACATTGCGAACCAATGAAAAGGCTGTTGAAGCATTCAGGTTCGCCAATCGGGCAATGGCTTCTCAGCGTATTCACAGCATATTTGCTTTACAGCGACGACGTGGAGAAGCACCGGATTTAGATGCTCTCAATGTTTCGAAAAATAGATCGTGGCGACCGTTTCAGCTTGCTTTCATGCTTTTATCAATACCTTCGTTAGCGGATCCCACTCACAAAGATCGCACGGAACCTCTTGAGGCATATGCCGACTTATTGTGGTTTCCAACTGGTGGAGGCAAAACGGAGGCTTATTTAGGTGTTGCTGCTTTTACAATGGCGATCCGCCGGCTACAGCACGACCTTGGCGACTTTGATTCAGGACGCGGACTGGCCGTAATCATGCGGTATACACTTCGTCTCTTAACCCTTCAGCAATTTCAACGTGCCACGGCTTTAATTTGCGCTATGGAGGTGCTGAGACGGGGTAATCCGCAAGTGTGGGGGCAAGAGCCTTTTACGATTGGTTTGTGGGTTGGTCAACGTGTCACACCAAATACAACCAAAGAGAGTCATGATGCCATTGAAGCTGAACGTGAAAAAAAGCATCGTAGTGGTTCCACGCCTGCCCAACTCACGAGCTGTCCTTGGTGTGGCTCTGAAATACTTCCCGGTAGGGACGTCCATGTTGATAGGGAGATTGGTAGAACACTGATTTACTGTAGTGACAAGTATGGACGATGTGATTTTAGCAAATCACGATCAAAGGACTTAGGAATACCAGTTCTTGTTGTAGATGATGAATTATATCGACGCCCTCCATCGATGTTGATTGCAACAGTAGATAAGTTCGCGCTGACTGCATGGAGAGGTCAAGTAAGGACTCTGTTTGGCCATGCTTCTCAAGAATGTCCACGTCATGGATTGTTATGGCCGGAAGCTGATTGTACGGGAAACCATCAGAGAAAAGGGAATCTGTTATCGACCTCAGTTCGGCAAATAAAGGCCATTCGCCCGCCTGACTTAATTATTCAGGATGAGTTCCATCTGATCAGTGGTCCGCTAGGCACAATGGTTGGATTATATGAAACTGCCGTGGACGACCTTTGTTCTTGGACGCTTAATGGGAAAATCATCAGACCAAAAATCATTGCTTCCACAGCGACCGTTCGAAAGGCAAGTGAGCAAGTCCGGAACGTTTTCTTAAGGGAAGTATCCGTGTTCCCGCCACATGGGCTAGATGTCGAAGACAACTTTTTCTCTGTTCAGAGACCGGTTGAGCAAAAACCCGGACGTCGTTATATAGGCATATGTTCACCAGGAAGCTCAAGACCCGCTGTGCTGATTCGAGTATATGTGGCTATGCTTACGGCGGCGCAGTCATTATTTGACCACTTCGGTCAAGTGGCAGATCCCTACATGACCGTAGTCGGCTATTTCAATTCGCTTCGTGAACTAGGAGGTATGCGGCGCCTTGCTGAGGACGATGTTCAAACACGTTCCTATCGAGTGCAAATGAGTAATGTGGCGCGACCTGGGTTAAAACAACGCGCTGTGCGAAACGTGGATGAACTGACTTCTCGAGTGTCCAACAAGGACATACCGAGCAAATTGGATCGTTTGGAAATTAAATTCAAGAAATCACCGGAGAAGAAAGAAAAACCCGTTGATATCGTGCTTGCGACTAACATGCTCTCAGTAGGCGTGGATGTGAATCGATTGGGGCTTATGGTTGTGAACGGGCAACCCAAAAGTACGGCGGAGTACATTCAGGCAACCAGTCGAGTTGGACGTTCTTTTCCGGGATTGGTCTGCACAGTTTTAACTTGGTCACGACCTCGGGATTTATCGCACTATGAGACTTTCGAGCACTATCATTCAACTTTTTATAAACATGTAGAAGCCCAATCGGTTACCCCTTTTGCGCCCCGTGCATTGGATCGAGGACTAACCGGTGCAATGGTCAGCTGGTTGAGAATGTACTCTGAATCTTTGAATCCCAATTCCGGCGCAGAAGCTCTCGACAGCACAACAAAGTACGAAGTTGAGAAAGTGAGGCACGCTTTTTCTGATAGAGCGTGGAAAGTGAAAGGTAAATCAGCTAAGGACAATACAATATCGATGATCTCGGATCGCATCGACCGTTGGGTGAAGGAATCGACAAGACCAGGAAGACATCTTGGCTATGAAACACGTCACGGCCAGGGAGATGTTGCAGCATTGTTGAAAAAGCCTGGAGTGCTTGCGTGGGACGAATTTACCGTTCCTATGTCCATGCGAGAAGTTGAACCCGGCGTTCAGTTGGTAATGGATACAATGAGCTTATCTGAACTTCCGCAGTGGAAGGCCCAAGAGAAAAACACGAAGCGCGAAGGGAGCACGAAATAGTGAGCACATATGTGGTTGGTCAAGTAAGGCCAAGTCAATTGTTGTGGACATATGGTCCGGGTGCTCTCATTGACCTACCAAACCTTTCAGTGATTACAATGGGACTCGACAGATGGGATGTAAACCACTGTCAACCGGTTGAGGAAGCAAGGTTATTGGCTGCAGTACGTCGTGTGCTCGGTCCCCAGGTAGAACGTTTACGCGTACCTCCGTTTCTAAGGGATGAAAATGCGAGCCCCTTTTCGGCGGAAGGTAAAATAGGTGTACCTGTACGACCATTTCCACGTTGGCTTAGATGTGTAAAATGTGGTCTTCTCGGAGAATACGACTCTGGTTTGTTTGATATTAAGCCCGATCCCTATCGTCCCGATCGGACACACTTTGTACATACAAATTGCGAGAAGGGTTCAAACACCGATGCTGTACCGGCTAGGTTTTTGCTTGCATGTAGAAATGGTCATTTGGATGATTTCCCATGGCATTGGTATGTCCATAGCGGTCCAAGTGAATGCACTGGTACGTTAAGATTTTTTGAAAGCAATGCCTCTTTGCAAACCGAGGATCTGAAGGTTAAATGTGATGAATGTGGTGTTACGAGACCGATGGTTTTTGCATTTGGGGAAGACGCAAAAGACAATCTTCCTGCATGCCGCGGACGACATCCACATTTAGATACGTTTGAAACATCATGTGATGAAGCCCCCAGGACGGTGCTCCTTGGGGCAACTAACAGTTGGTTTCCTATCACCCTGTCTGTCCTTGCTATTCCATTGGAGAAAAATCAAGTAAATCAGTTAGTGCTTGACGGATGGGAGTATTTTGCTGATGCAGAGTCTCAGGATGAAGTCAAGGTAATTGTTAAGACGTTGACAAAGAGCGCGGTTTTGCCTGGAATTGATCAACACGATCCGAAAGAAATTTGGAAGGCTATTCAAGATAAGCGAGAGGGAAACACTCAAGAGGCTATTGTTTCTGAGGCAGATATCAAGGTTCCTGAATGGGGGATATTAACATCTCCGAATCCACGAACAGATTGGCCTCAATTCTTGGCAAGAAGAACAGAAATACCTCAAGCCTTTAGTGCTCAAATCGATGATGTGCTATTGGTGGAGAGACTTCGCGAGGTAAATGCCCTAATCGGATATACAAGAGTAGAAGCTCCCGAGGAAACAGATGATCCCGATGAGCGGCCACCAATGGCAAGCATATGTCGCGGTAACCCTGATTGGATTCCGGTTAGCGAAGTACATGGCGAGGGCATATTTGTTAAGTTCTCTGAATCCGCAATACGTAAATGGGAGGAGCGCAGTTCAGTCAAGAGGAGAGATGAATCGCTACAGGCTGGACATCGCGGTTGGAGAAATGCTCGGAAGTTAAATCCGGATGTAGCGTATCCCGGGATAAGATATGCAATGTTGCACACCTTCGCACATCTCTTGATTCGCGAACTTGCTTTAGAGTGCGGTTACAACGCGGCGAGTATTCGTGAACGTATCTACGCAAATGCAGATGAGGAGAAACCCATGGCCGGAGTCCTCCTTTATACTGCAGCTCCTGATTCAGATGGTACTCTCGGCGGACTTGTTGAATTAGGCAAGGCAGAAAGCTTAGGAAGACTGATTCGACAGGCTCTATTAAGGGCTGGTGTTTGTTCGTCTGATCCCCTGTGTTCGGAACATGCTCCAAGTAATGACCGATCCTTGCATGCTGCTTGTTGTCACGCTTGTGGGTTCGTGGCCGAGACTTCATGCGAACGAGGGAACAGGTATTTAGACAGAGCTCTATTGGTTCGTACTTTAGAATGTGAAGATGCGGCTTTCTTTGATATGGGGAGTGGCGTCGATGGATGAATTTTGGCAAGTCGTCGCCGAAATCGGTCTTGAGATACATCCGCAACGAATAAATTCAATTTCTAGGAAAATAAACTCCTTAGACTCAATACAACAAATCGACCAAATTAAATCTGGTTTTTGGGGTGATAGGGAGTTAGCACTATTTGACCGGTTGCGCGTGGCATGGGGAAAAGTTCCGTACACAAGTCCCGCAGAGGTGTCATCTGCACTATATGCAGCTTCTGCCACATCTTCAGTGATAGAAAGCCGAAACGTCGTAGAATTAGTATGGACAGGGCCATCCACTGGGTTGGTTCCTGTTCGTCATACGGAGCAAGTGCTTCGTGAGGTTATTGCATACGCCACAAAAAGAATTTTCCTAGTAAGTTTTGTGGCTTATGAGGTTGATACAATAATCAAGGCGTTACAGGAAGCAGTTGCTCGCCAAGTTCGTATTGATGTGCTTTTAGAGTCACCAAGTCAACGTGGTGGACATGTGAGTTTTGATTCGATAACAGCTATGAAAAGTTCGATACCGGCAGCGAATGTATATACTTGGATGACGAAACCAGACAGCTATGTCCAAGTGGGTTCTGTACATGCAAAATGTGCCGTAGCAGATAGTGCTGTCGCTTTCGTTACAAGTGCAAACCTCAGCCAGGCCGCAATGGAGAAAAACATGGAGCTCGGTGTCTTAGTTCGCGGGGGAGCTGTACCGCAAAAACTTGAACAACACTTAGATTATTTAGTAACAACTGGAGTTGTTCAAAGAGTATAATCGATAGAAAGCTGTACATCTTGGAGCGAATTCAGATTGTTTAAGTGCAGTTAGGGGTGATACAAATGTATCAAAAAATACAGAGTGAAATCCAACAAGAGTATTATCAAACAAATTTTCCGAACGATGGTCAACGATTTGTAGCATGGTACTTACGCAATGTCCACATGAGAGATCGAAATCAAACTCGGCATGACATTACGGATGGACCGGGGGATAAACAGATTGATGCAATTGTAATTGATGATGAGAGAAACATCATCTACGTCATTCAAGGTAAATTCATTGGCCAAGATAAGGTGGATAGCGAGCCATTACGGGAGGTGCTATCATCCTGGGTACAGTTTCGTGATCTTGACCTCCTCCAACAAAACGGAAATGACCGTCTGAAAGCAAAATTAGTGGAAGTCGCGACAGCTTTAGAAGATGACTATGAACTAGTATTCGAATTGATCACTACCTCATCACTTACGCAGTCAGCTGAAGATGATCTTGCAATGTTTCAACAACAGATTGCAAACTTTGAGGAAAATGATGACATCTCCTCTTCTATCGACCTTGTTGATAATGAAGAACTTCAGCGAAGATATGATATGGCCTTGGAGACGGAAAACCCTTTTATTAAACATAAATTCCAGCTTATAAGCGGAAAGTATATGGATATGGAAGTTGGGGGTACTCAAGTTGTATTGGCAGCGGTTCCGCTAACTGAGTGTTTGAAGATCCCCGGTATCAAAGATGGCTCACTATTTCAAAAAAATGTGCGACAGTCCCTTGGATTGAACAATGCCGTCAACAAAGGGATTAAGAATACATTGTTTGGGGATAAGCACCAGGATTTTTTCTTTTTCCACAATGGCGTTACAGCGATTTGCAGTAAAATGGAAATCCATGATGGAACTCTGCATACGTCGGGGTTGAATGTGGTAAACGGCTGTCAGTCTCTTACCACTATCTATTCTTGTAGTGAGAGAGTAAAGAAATTGCAAGAAACGTACGTGATGTTCCGTTTTTATGAAATACCACAGCGGGACCGTGCGGATAAAATCAGTATATCTACCAACTCTCAGAGCCCGGTAAAACCGCGCGATCTGCGCAGTAATGATAAAAGAGTCTTAAATCTAAAAAAACTTTATGAACAAAGGTATCCGACCGGGCTGTTCAAGACGAAGCGTGGTGAGGAAACTCCAGCAGATAGAGATCCTAAATATGTATTGGATCTGGCGGATTTAGGTAAGTATCTTATTTCATGGCACTCGCAAAGACCTAACATCGCCTACAGCGAAACGAAGATATTTGACAAGTATTTTGAACAATTGTTTAAGCGTGAGTATCAACCAGAGGACGCACAAGCATTGAACATGTGGATGCATTCTATTAAATGTTGTTGGTCGGCCGAAAATCCTCTGGGTCTTAACGAGACACTTCTGGCGATGAAGGCATACGCGCCTTTCCACCATCTCTATGCTGTATCAAAATGCTTCGCTATCATGACTAAGGAGTCTGAACGGGTTCCTAGCCCATCTGTATGTTATCGTCAAGCCGAACAAAAACAAGTGGTAGATAAAATTGTGGAGATCGCTGGCCTGACACTTAACATGGCACTTGAGGCAGCGGCTAATGAACCACAGCCTCAGAATAGGGTATTCAGTCCTCAAAACTGGATTAAAACCAAAAACTGTTTGGCTGGAATCAACTTTGCAGTCAACAACTATTTTCTCATGCTACCCTCAATGCCGGGGGGAGGGGCTGTGCTTCAGACGCTTAAAGAGGCGTTAATAATACCAAGAGAGAATTTTGAATACCGATGGGCAGCGGATTAAAATTCCAAAGAAAAGGATGTGGCCTTGACGACCGTAGTGTCAGTACATTTGGATAACCCATTGACGAGGTGGTTTGATATAACAGCCTTTGCAAAGGCAAAGTACAACCATGTCAGAACAGTAGAAAACAAAAGCATTTCACACAATGTCGTTCATTTGGATTTGGTTCTTACAGATAACAACCAAAGAACTACTACATACGAATTACAGCCCCGAACCAAATTCGGAAATGGCTTTGAAATTTTAGATGAGGTCACTTTCCCCTTAACCATTACAAGAGAAATCGAGAGAGATTTCGGTATTCATCTTGATACGGAAAAGAAGGTAAAGGAAAAACTCAAAGAGGTGATTAGCCATGCTATATTTCTATTGGGTATCCCAAACCGGACGCTGAGTGGACTAGGGAGACTATAATAAGGAAATCAAGTGCGAACGTTTTGCTTGTCCATGTCTTGCCCATATGTTGCCCATATGCTACTCGTGACCACCCGTGACCGTCCATAAAGTGAAGCCCCGAAACCCTTGATATTACAAGGATTCCGAGGTCTGATGAAATTATTCAAAACCACCCGTGATGTTGAAAATCGAATTCCTAAACCGCGTCTTGCGGGGGTTCGAATCCCTCCGGGTGCGCCAGAATATTCAATAGTGGCGCAGCTTTTTGGGAATCCTAGGCTGCGCCACTTTTATCATCGGTCTTTGACTCCGAGGTACTCTTTTAACGCGCCCTGGAGGAGATGTGAGAGTTCACGTGACGCTCCTGCGCCAAATCATCTAGCCATTTTGGGATAGTTAACGTCTTTTTTACCGCCCTTTGTTCCATCTCA
Above is a genomic segment from Alicyclobacillus acidoterrestris containing:
- a CDS encoding DNA methyltransferase — protein: MERVSRHIEWLSLIEVSGPFLAVSMLERAFPQGLESVETPRRRRLRAAYEEWSEAVDNKDNDLRALHREWVRLVLKDVLEYDDDVLIPNSELDQPLSVRSMDTCSQFAPDLVVSLGNNAKPRLFVSILDPETDMESVRQNDGWPVSPIERMVLLCRESEVQLGLITNGERWTLVNAIEGATSGYASWYSRLWIQEPITLQAFQSLLGVRRCFGPEDETLEALLQESLQHQDEVTDTLGAQVRRAVEVLVQCLDKADEDRDRKLLQDVEPSELYEAGLTVMMRLVFILCAEERGLLLLGDPVYDQYYALSTLRAQLEEERDLHGQEVLERRYDAWARVLTVFRTIYSGIEHESLRMPALGGSLFDPDRFPFLEGRQKGTSWIETEAMPLPIDNRTVLLLLNSLQVLEQSQGAVMLSYRALDVEQIGHVYEGLLEHTAKRVPQITLGLTGSQNAKDPNIPLHELESAFLDSAETLIACVKETTKRSESAIRHAIERTPEEEAIVRLLSVCGGDTKLAERILPYVNLLRTDAWDEPIIYRENSFMVTLGADRRDTGTHYTPKSLTESIVALTLEPLVYVGPEEGKPRELWQLKLSSQILDLKICDPAMGSGAFLVQACRWIAERLIEAWAVEEQNGKVITVDGLVQESLEDAEPMPSQLDERLIIARQLVAERCLYGVDVNPLAVELAKLSIWLITMAKNRPFAFLDHNLRNGDSLVGIHRLDQLTKLVLRPEAEERLLGLFGRNIVQVVGEAAEIREKLRNIPIRDIHDVETMKHLDKTATNKLEGIECLADALIGEYLRVNGSARELELALQDLAYYAEELFDGNGEIIITASKRIRDALGGSIPGSTITRKPFHWPLEYPEVFMSKNGGFDAIIGNPPFMGGRRMRSALGDTMMQWFVTLWPHSSLNADLCSFFYLRASMILRENGEFGLLSTNTIAQGDTARTGLAYLVDKSGTSIRFALSSFPWPGSAAVTASLVIGHQGDWSGLKHLDQHPVEFISPALDDKEGWGEAKKLLGNKQHCYQGSVLRGTGFILTQDEAKAYMSNAVENKQVIHPYLNGESVNSDPQQKADRWAIDFRNASLEECESRWPELLQRVRLLVKPERDKGRTEADRKYWWRHWRTREELYDKLKNKENVFVISGVTKYVAIVRVPAKQVFSHAVFVFDLPSWAAFATLQCSFHELWVRRQSSSMKGDIRYAPSDCFDTYPFLHLSGEGLEEVGLSYHDTRKKIMLSRSEGLTSTYNRFHDPNEAADDIAELRNLHMVMDYAVANAYGWGDIQLEHGFYDTKQGLRYTISESAAREVLIRLLKLNHDRFELETPVGAGNKKVNPGNQKIRRSKRDNQDEKQLGLFI
- the drmA gene encoding DISARM system helicase DrmA codes for the protein MAKENHDSLGVEAPDLHSVQPNAWIVRINNSQSLAYFSITLDMDSSECAGIRPGDGFLLIEETMRIFAIARVYRKRPGHSCTTFLFDGITAVEPVKSLTDFGVSQSQNASFISRLDWAVFESVTQQICGFQFSALPVVSGDTPQEQAYVRELLQSAVVDDLLGPAGGPTEEIIDMSVRDRYLVGKLAPQNTRIEDEDNIAKAGEIDSEESEGEVDASTNQSLVPSSIGFTFCVDGSVSEVELDARWGRYQRGESERINEKTEKPFRAWKRIPSGGTKTITLKQGIIEPFVIDETCPEVIIQGTVSNPLESGDRLVTLFMVNTQDAPKQNQDAAWVFQPAMKVRDLHGQAIFRKRPVLGMNGADEERESLEMIYRNHVEFAVGHGVSVHAVIAEHDNEHAIEVRTSVIPTFEVPVTETPGLDVSDRPAMRRLVNEGYLDMERLAQLEVDELINALTILTEDYKNWITEQRSRIGSSVHGYESPANEALNRCEIVLGRLKDGINTLRTNEKAVEAFRFANRAMASQRIHSIFALQRRRGEAPDLDALNVSKNRSWRPFQLAFMLLSIPSLADPTHKDRTEPLEAYADLLWFPTGGGKTEAYLGVAAFTMAIRRLQHDLGDFDSGRGLAVIMRYTLRLLTLQQFQRATALICAMEVLRRGNPQVWGQEPFTIGLWVGQRVTPNTTKESHDAIEAEREKKHRSGSTPAQLTSCPWCGSEILPGRDVHVDREIGRTLIYCSDKYGRCDFSKSRSKDLGIPVLVVDDELYRRPPSMLIATVDKFALTAWRGQVRTLFGHASQECPRHGLLWPEADCTGNHQRKGNLLSTSVRQIKAIRPPDLIIQDEFHLISGPLGTMVGLYETAVDDLCSWTLNGKIIRPKIIASTATVRKASEQVRNVFLREVSVFPPHGLDVEDNFFSVQRPVEQKPGRRYIGICSPGSSRPAVLIRVYVAMLTAAQSLFDHFGQVADPYMTVVGYFNSLRELGGMRRLAEDDVQTRSYRVQMSNVARPGLKQRAVRNVDELTSRVSNKDIPSKLDRLEIKFKKSPEKKEKPVDIVLATNMLSVGVDVNRLGLMVVNGQPKSTAEYIQATSRVGRSFPGLVCTVLTWSRPRDLSHYETFEHYHSTFYKHVEAQSVTPFAPRALDRGLTGAMVSWLRMYSESLNPNSGAEALDSTTKYEVEKVRHAFSDRAWKVKGKSAKDNTISMISDRIDRWVKESTRPGRHLGYETRHGQGDVAALLKKPGVLAWDEFTVPMSMREVEPGVQLVMDTMSLSELPQWKAQEKNTKREGSTK
- the drmB gene encoding DUF1998 domain-containing protein, yielding MVGQVRPSQLLWTYGPGALIDLPNLSVITMGLDRWDVNHCQPVEEARLLAAVRRVLGPQVERLRVPPFLRDENASPFSAEGKIGVPVRPFPRWLRCVKCGLLGEYDSGLFDIKPDPYRPDRTHFVHTNCEKGSNTDAVPARFLLACRNGHLDDFPWHWYVHSGPSECTGTLRFFESNASLQTEDLKVKCDECGVTRPMVFAFGEDAKDNLPACRGRHPHLDTFETSCDEAPRTVLLGATNSWFPITLSVLAIPLEKNQVNQLVLDGWEYFADAESQDEVKVIVKTLTKSAVLPGIDQHDPKEIWKAIQDKREGNTQEAIVSEADIKVPEWGILTSPNPRTDWPQFLARRTEIPQAFSAQIDDVLLVERLREVNALIGYTRVEAPEETDDPDERPPMASICRGNPDWIPVSEVHGEGIFVKFSESAIRKWEERSSVKRRDESLQAGHRGWRNARKLNPDVAYPGIRYAMLHTFAHLLIRELALECGYNAASIRERIYANADEEKPMAGVLLYTAAPDSDGTLGGLVELGKAESLGRLIRQALLRAGVCSSDPLCSEHAPSNDRSLHAACCHACGFVAETSCERGNRYLDRALLVRTLECEDAAFFDMGSGVDG
- the drmC gene encoding DISARM system phospholipase D-like protein DrmC — its product is MDEFWQVVAEIGLEIHPQRINSISRKINSLDSIQQIDQIKSGFWGDRELALFDRLRVAWGKVPYTSPAEVSSALYAASATSSVIESRNVVELVWTGPSTGLVPVRHTEQVLREVIAYATKRIFLVSFVAYEVDTIIKALQEAVARQVRIDVLLESPSQRGGHVSFDSITAMKSSIPAANVYTWMTKPDSYVQVGSVHAKCAVADSAVAFVTSANLSQAAMEKNMELGVLVRGGAVPQKLEQHLDYLVTTGVVQRV